The nucleotide window CGCACTTCACGTCGTTCGTGATGTAGTCGCGGGCCGGACAGCCGGTGTACGTCAAGGTCATCTCGACGATGCCGTGCGTCTTCGGCTCGCCCTCCTCGTCTTCTTCTTCGACGACCCGGACGCCGTAGATGAGACCGAGGTCGACGATGCTCACCGGCATCTCCGGGTCCTCGATTTCGTAGAGGGTCTCCCAGATGTCGGCTTCAATACCGGTGGCACCTTCGCCCGTCTTCGGGAAGTCTTCGGGGGCCTCGCCGTCGACGTACTCAGTGTAGCCGCAGGCCGCCTCGGTCGATGCGTCGTCAGTGCTCATGTCAGGCACGCTCCCGCCCGATTCTCGCTGGTTCTGGTGCTTCGAGCTCGTTGTACGTCTTCCGGAAGTCCGCGGCCAACTCGTCCCAGTGTTCGGTGTGCGTGCCGTCGCGCCCGCGGGCGGTTGGCTTGTCCACCTCGTCGGGGTCTGGAACGTCGAGGCCGAGCGATTCGAGGTAGGGGATGACCGTCTCTAGCCACTCGACACGGAGGTCTTCTATGGACTCCGTCCGGAAGTCGTTTTCCACAATCTCTTCTTCGTATTCGGGTTCGACGAACAGCGAGAGCGCATGGGGGAACAGCCGGTCCAGCGCGTCCTGCACGTGCTCTTTGCTGTCACCTTCGGCGAGCCGGTCGAGCCAGCTTTGGGCGTTTTCGAGGTGGTAGCGCTCTTCGCTCAGCACCTTTCCAACCCGGTCGGCGAGCGGCGCATAGCTCGTGTCCACGAGCGACTCCAAGCGTAGTCGTTCGGCACTGTCGAAGAGGTAACACCGGAGGATGGCGTCGGCCCAGTCTCCCTCCTCGAACGGAAGTTCGACCAGCGTCGCGTGCTTGAACTCGTCCGCCGGGCGTTCCCAGATAAGTTCGGCCTCGGTGTGGCCGAGTTCTTCGAGCAGGTCGTACCAGAGGCGGGCGTGGCCGAACTCGTCCTGTGCGATGTTCGCCAGCGCGAGGTCGGATTCGAGCGTCGGCGCGTAAATCTGCCATTCGATGAGGCGCTCGCCCTGGACGTACTCGTCGTCGGCCATGCGGAACAGCATCTCTTCGATTGCCGCCTGCTGGGCTCCGTCGAGGTCTTCGGGATTGAGTAAGGCAACCATGTTAGCTGTCCGCCTCGAGTGAACTTTCGACGTCGGCTTGTTCGGCCTCGCTCTCCGCGACTTCGGGTGCTGCGGGTTCGATGTCCGTGTACGACGTCGCCCAGCGGTAGGTCTTGTCCGTCATCCCGCCGAAGCTGATCTCGTCTGCGTCGATTTCGCCGATTTCACGCTGTGGCGTGACCCACAGGCTGTTGGTCTTCATTCGCCGACCGTGCTGGACGGCCGCGAACTGGAGTGCCATCTCGCGGTCCGGTGCGTGGACGTTCCCACAGTGCTTGTGGTAGCCGCCCGGTCTCTCCTGTCTGAATACTTCCCAAATCATGGTTCTTAGTCCGCCGCCTGCGGGGTTTCGGTGTTCGCCGCCTGTTCCCAGCTTTCCATCGACTCGCGGACCCACTCGACCGCCGCTTGGGCGTGGGCGCGAGAGTTAATCTGTTCGTGGCTGCCTTCCGAGTCGTTCTTGGCGATGGTCCAGAACTCGTCCCAGTTGAGGTCGTCCTCGTTGACGTGGTAGGTGTCTTCGTCCTCGTCGTACTCGATACGCGGGTACTCGGGGACTTCGAGGCCGTACTTCTCGGCCTTCGGGACGTAGGTGTCGAGGAAGGTGTCGCGCAGTTCGTCGTTCGACTTCGTCTTCAGACCGACCTGCTGTGCGAAGTCGTTGTGCACGGACTTGTCGTT belongs to Haloferax mediterranei ATCC 33500 and includes:
- the paaD gene encoding 1,2-phenylacetyl-CoA epoxidase subunit PaaD; the encoded protein is MPDMSTDDASTEAACGYTEYVDGEAPEDFPKTGEGATGIEADIWETLYEIEDPEMPVSIVDLGLIYGVRVVEEEDEEGEPKTHGIVEMTLTYTGCPARDYITNDVKCAILASGVDEASVRLRFTPEWNVNMVTEAGREALRDFGLGV
- the paaC gene encoding 1,2-phenylacetyl-CoA epoxidase subunit PaaC, coding for MVALLNPEDLDGAQQAAIEEMLFRMADDEYVQGERLIEWQIYAPTLESDLALANIAQDEFGHARLWYDLLEELGHTEAELIWERPADEFKHATLVELPFEEGDWADAILRCYLFDSAERLRLESLVDTSYAPLADRVGKVLSEERYHLENAQSWLDRLAEGDSKEHVQDALDRLFPHALSLFVEPEYEEEIVENDFRTESIEDLRVEWLETVIPYLESLGLDVPDPDEVDKPTARGRDGTHTEHWDELAADFRKTYNELEAPEPARIGRERA
- the paaB gene encoding 1,2-phenylacetyl-CoA epoxidase subunit PaaB; this translates as MIWEVFRQERPGGYHKHCGNVHAPDREMALQFAAVQHGRRMKTNSLWVTPQREIGEIDADEISFGGMTDKTYRWATSYTDIEPAAPEVAESEAEQADVESSLEADS